Proteins encoded within one genomic window of bacterium:
- a CDS encoding FadR family transcriptional regulator, with amino-acid sequence MAERVVPFRPPVRRRIHESVAEQLRDAVLDGRFAVGKRLPPERELALEFQVNRTSVREAIKVLEGLGLVRVRQGAGAIVQPLAHWSLSVLPHIIHRGGRTDARAMADVAEVLNPLFVEMARLAVARFRPAQLAALRSLRALVADEGREREERFEAARQVFELVADMTANPVWQMLARRTTEFLRSQPMRQARRDLRRDPGHIVPTMDRCLAALEAGRPTDALAALQDVVAAVGEAGLRPRGGKRNRVAS; translated from the coding sequence ATGGCTGAGCGCGTGGTGCCCTTTCGGCCGCCGGTGCGGCGACGGATCCACGAGTCGGTCGCGGAGCAGCTCCGCGACGCGGTGCTCGACGGGCGCTTCGCGGTCGGCAAGCGACTGCCGCCGGAGCGCGAGTTGGCGCTGGAGTTCCAGGTCAACCGCACCTCGGTGCGCGAGGCGATCAAGGTCCTGGAGGGCCTCGGGCTGGTGCGCGTGCGCCAGGGGGCGGGGGCGATCGTGCAGCCGCTGGCCCACTGGTCGCTCAGCGTCCTGCCGCACATCATCCACCGCGGCGGGCGGACCGACGCGCGCGCCATGGCCGACGTCGCCGAGGTGCTGAATCCGCTGTTCGTCGAGATGGCGCGGCTGGCGGTGGCGCGTTTCCGCCCGGCGCAACTGGCGGCCCTGCGCAGCCTGCGCGCGCTCGTCGCCGACGAGGGCCGCGAGCGCGAAGAGCGGTTCGAAGCCGCGCGGCAGGTGTTCGAGCTGGTCGCCGACATGACGGCCAACCCGGTGTGGCAGATGCTGGCGCGCAGGACGACCGAGTTCCTGCGCTCGCAACCGATGCGCCAGGCGCGGCGCGACCTGCGGCGCGATCCCGGCCACATCGTGCCGACGATGGATCGCTGCCTGGCGGCGCTGGAGGCGGGGCGGCCGACCGACGCGCTGGCGGCGCTGCAGGACGTGGTCGCGGCGGTCGGCGAGGCCGGGCTGCGCCCGCGCGGCGGCAAACGGAATCGCGTCGCCTCCTGA
- a CDS encoding MFS transporter, translated as MERQRGVLGESWQAWVALAVGVVAISAHTASSMTFSVLMKPMLAEMGWERTDFAGAMTLRMSVMVLVLAFAGLLTDRIGARLVLAAGALIIGLGNVGLSFVHSLPGLYGVMAWLGPGQAAIGSVAASALVLRLFQRRRNLAIGILNGGDNLLNSGIYPAAAALLALWGWRWTIASLGAAYFVLAALILLVLRPGATAEDEAPRGPVRLRDVPWRDPRLWVLCLAYAGIYAFITSVQLHLHAFLTDIGHTPAEAANVLGTLTLVGAVGAPLFGWFAGRTSARLGLLVVVVGLAASSLVLWNARTIPAFTAWAVAYGLVNSGVVALLTLVLAELFGAARIGRLMGVAMVACMSATMAGNMFAAQVFDRVGDYRPAWQAYSALMGLTLLPTIWLWRQSVVARTDADTEPAAATSNPA; from the coding sequence ATGGAGCGGCAGCGGGGCGTGCTCGGCGAATCCTGGCAGGCGTGGGTGGCGCTCGCCGTCGGCGTCGTCGCCATCAGCGCCCACACCGCGTCGTCGATGACCTTCTCGGTGCTGATGAAACCGATGTTGGCCGAGATGGGCTGGGAGCGGACGGATTTCGCCGGCGCCATGACGCTGCGCATGTCGGTGATGGTGCTGGTGTTGGCGTTCGCCGGGTTGCTCACGGACCGCATCGGGGCGCGCCTGGTGTTGGCGGCGGGCGCGCTGATCATCGGCCTCGGCAACGTCGGCCTGTCGTTCGTGCATTCGCTGCCGGGGCTCTACGGCGTCATGGCCTGGCTCGGGCCCGGCCAGGCGGCGATCGGGTCCGTGGCCGCCTCCGCGTTGGTGCTGCGCCTGTTCCAGCGACGGCGCAACCTCGCCATCGGCATCCTGAACGGCGGCGACAACCTCTTGAACAGCGGTATCTACCCGGCGGCGGCGGCGCTGTTGGCGCTGTGGGGCTGGCGCTGGACGATCGCCAGCCTCGGCGCCGCCTACTTCGTGCTCGCCGCGCTGATCCTGCTGGTGTTGCGGCCCGGCGCGACGGCCGAGGACGAGGCGCCGCGCGGCCCGGTGCGGCTGCGCGACGTGCCGTGGCGCGACCCGCGCCTGTGGGTGCTCTGCCTCGCCTACGCCGGGATCTACGCGTTCATCACCTCGGTGCAGCTCCACCTGCACGCCTTCCTCACCGACATCGGCCACACGCCCGCCGAGGCGGCGAACGTGCTCGGCACCCTCACCCTCGTCGGCGCCGTCGGCGCGCCGCTGTTCGGCTGGTTCGCCGGCCGCACCTCGGCGCGGCTCGGCCTGCTGGTGGTCGTGGTCGGGCTGGCGGCGAGCTCGCTGGTGCTGTGGAACGCGCGCACGATCCCCGCCTTCACCGCCTGGGCAGTGGCCTACGGCCTGGTGAACAGCGGCGTCGTCGCCTTGCTGACCCTCGTCCTCGCCGAGCTGTTCGGCGCGGCGCGGATCGGCCGTCTCATGGGCGTGGCGATGGTGGCCTGCATGAGCGCCACCATGGCCGGCAACATGTTCGCCGCCCAGGTGTTCGATCGCGTCGGCGACTACCGCCCGGCGTGGCAGGCGTATTCGGCGCTGATGGGCCTGACGCTCCTCCCCACCATCTGGCTGTGGCGCCAGTCGGTGGTCGCCAGGACCGACGCCGACACCGAACCAGCCGCTGCGACATCCAACCCGGCATGA
- a CDS encoding ABC transporter ATP-binding protein, whose product MIVEARGVTKHFGARAAVDGIDLDVRAGECFGLLGPNGAGKTTTLRMIYGVCRPTSGSVRVFGIDIAAEPRAVRRRLGVTLQENVQIEALTPVENLRVFGRYHLLVEPELGRRIDELLDFLELRSHADVPVQRLSGGFKRRLAIAMSLINRPELLILDEPTTGLDPAVRLALWARIRDLRAGGTTVLLTTHYMDEAQRLCDRVAIVAAGRVIALGRPRELIHSHLAREAVELDCTPEEETGLLGGAAPRHRLRSGRRLICYLDDPTALVERLHRGDPEDRRDVVVRPANLEDVFLRLAGSTLEGGA is encoded by the coding sequence ATGATCGTGGAGGCGCGCGGCGTCACCAAGCACTTCGGCGCGCGCGCCGCGGTCGACGGCATCGATCTCGACGTGCGGGCTGGCGAGTGCTTCGGGCTGCTGGGGCCCAACGGCGCCGGCAAGACCACGACCTTGCGCATGATCTACGGCGTCTGCCGGCCGACGTCCGGCAGCGTGCGCGTCTTCGGCATCGACATCGCCGCCGAGCCGCGCGCGGTGCGTCGCCGCCTCGGCGTCACGCTGCAGGAGAACGTGCAGATCGAGGCGCTCACCCCGGTGGAGAATCTGCGCGTCTTCGGCCGCTACCATCTGCTCGTCGAGCCGGAGCTCGGCCGGCGCATCGACGAGCTGCTCGACTTCCTCGAGCTGCGCTCGCACGCCGACGTGCCGGTGCAGCGCCTGTCGGGCGGCTTCAAGCGGCGCCTGGCGATCGCGATGTCGCTCATCAACCGCCCCGAGCTGCTGATCCTCGACGAGCCGACGACCGGGCTCGACCCCGCCGTCCGCCTGGCGCTGTGGGCGCGCATCCGCGACCTGCGCGCCGGCGGCACTACGGTCCTGCTCACCACCCACTACATGGACGAGGCGCAGCGGCTCTGCGACCGCGTCGCCATCGTCGCCGCCGGCAGGGTAATCGCTCTCGGCCGGCCGCGCGAGCTGATCCACAGCCACCTGGCGCGCGAGGCGGTCGAGCTCGACTGCACGCCGGAGGAAGAGACCGGGCTGCTCGGTGGCGCCGCGCCGCGCCACCGCCTGCGCAGCGGCCGGCGGTTGATCTGCTACCTCGACGATCCCACGGCGTTGGTCGAACGGCTCCACCGGGGCGATCCCGAGGATCGCCGCGACGTCGTGGTCCGCCCCGCCAACCTCGAGGACGTCTTCCTCCGCCTCGCCGGCAGCACGCTCGAGGGCGGCGCGTGA
- a CDS encoding ABC transporter permease, with protein sequence MSISVPHAVAVWRRNAAMYRRTWWLNLLPNFFEPVLYLLSIGLGVGAYITEMGGTSYAGFLAPGLVCVAAMNGASFEVTYNIFVRLTFEKQYDAMLTTPIQPDDVLFGEVLWAVSRATVYGTTFFLVVALFGLAPLPGAVLALPVIPLAGLLFAAIGIAFSLRIPMIELFSFYFTLFLTPLFLFSDIFFPLQERLAGGWLWVAEALPLLHPVRLARFAFGQGGSVAVAAWDVAYIAVVAAALLLWARRTVRARLTS encoded by the coding sequence GTGAGCATCTCGGTGCCGCACGCCGTCGCGGTCTGGCGGCGCAACGCCGCCATGTACCGGCGCACCTGGTGGCTCAACCTGCTGCCCAACTTCTTCGAGCCGGTGCTGTACCTGCTGTCGATCGGCCTCGGCGTCGGCGCCTACATCACCGAGATGGGCGGCACCTCCTACGCCGGCTTCCTCGCCCCCGGACTGGTGTGCGTCGCGGCCATGAACGGCGCCAGCTTCGAGGTGACCTACAACATCTTCGTGCGCCTCACCTTCGAGAAGCAGTACGACGCCATGCTGACGACGCCGATCCAGCCCGACGACGTCCTCTTCGGCGAAGTCTTGTGGGCGGTCAGCCGCGCCACCGTCTACGGCACGACCTTCTTTCTCGTCGTCGCCCTCTTCGGCCTCGCGCCGCTGCCGGGCGCCGTGCTGGCGCTGCCGGTGATCCCGCTCGCCGGCCTGCTGTTCGCCGCCATCGGCATCGCCTTCTCGCTGCGCATCCCGATGATCGAGCTGTTCAGCTTCTACTTCACCCTCTTCCTGACGCCGCTGTTCCTCTTCTCCGACATCTTCTTCCCGCTCCAGGAACGGCTCGCCGGCGGCTGGCTGTGGGTGGCCGAGGCCCTGCCGCTGCTGCACCCCGTGCGCCTGGCCCGCTTCGCCTTCGGCCAGGGTGGCAGCGTCGCGGTCGCCGCCTGGGACGTCGCGTACATCGCCGTCGTGGCGGCGGCGCTGCTCCTCTGGGCCCGTCGGACGGTGCGGGCCCGCCTCACCTCGTAG
- the ilvB gene encoding biosynthetic-type acetolactate synthase large subunit — protein sequence MPTLVKPTRSARSEGAAATPHPLAGTTMIGADAIVQVLADEGVDTIFGYSGGAILPTYDAIFRYNEPRSAAEQIRLIVPATEQGAGFMAAGYARSSGRVGVFLVTSGPGATNAVTPVRDCQADSVPVVLICGQVPRAAMGTDAFQEAPVFNIMASCAKHVFLLTDEHKVEATMRSAFELARSGRPGPVVVDIPRDVQLAQSVFRGEGTLSLTGYRQRQDQLSRTTISTAEAEAFFALLGNAQRPLLYVGGGIINSDAAGELRKFAKRFQIPVVTTLMGIGAVDTTSDLSLRMLGMHGTAFANYAVEDCDLLIAIGSRFDDRVAGKVKEFAPRARIAHLDVDASEIGKVKNVDWAHVSDAKRGLQQLLKAGEALGVKRDFVDWHRHVSALRATHALNYNREANRIQVEYVLEQMNEITRGNAIVTTGVGQHQMWAAQYLDFINPRTFLTSGSMGTMGFGLPAAIGAQIANPGALVIDVDGDGSIRMNLGELETLTTYDIPVKVLLLNNQGDGMVRQWQDLFYANRYSGSDKTLHKKDFVKACEADGFGFTRRVAEQGQVRPELEAFLAYPGPAFLEVMVDPSAHVYPMVGPGMGYKDMITGKWIPARDAAAAKKAEEPAEYF from the coding sequence ATGCCGACGTTGGTGAAGCCCACTCGTAGCGCGCGTTCGGAAGGTGCGGCGGCCACGCCACATCCGCTGGCCGGGACGACCATGATCGGAGCCGACGCGATCGTGCAGGTGCTCGCCGACGAAGGGGTGGATACGATCTTCGGTTACAGCGGCGGCGCGATCCTGCCGACGTACGACGCCATCTTCCGGTACAACGAACCGCGCAGCGCCGCGGAGCAGATCCGGCTGATCGTGCCGGCGACCGAGCAGGGCGCCGGGTTCATGGCCGCCGGCTACGCGCGCTCGAGCGGACGGGTGGGCGTCTTCCTGGTCACCTCCGGACCCGGCGCGACCAACGCGGTGACGCCGGTGCGCGACTGCCAGGCGGACTCGGTGCCGGTGGTCCTGATCTGCGGCCAGGTGCCGCGCGCCGCGATGGGCACCGACGCGTTCCAGGAAGCGCCGGTGTTCAACATCATGGCGTCCTGCGCCAAGCACGTCTTCCTGCTCACCGACGAGCACAAGGTCGAGGCGACGATGCGCAGCGCCTTCGAGCTGGCGCGCAGCGGCCGCCCGGGGCCGGTGGTGGTCGACATCCCGCGCGACGTGCAACTGGCGCAGTCGGTGTTCCGCGGCGAGGGAACCCTGTCGCTGACCGGCTATCGGCAACGCCAGGACCAGCTTTCGCGCACCACCATCTCGACCGCGGAGGCGGAGGCCTTCTTCGCCCTGCTCGGCAACGCGCAGCGGCCGCTGCTCTACGTCGGCGGCGGGATCATCAACAGCGACGCGGCGGGCGAGTTGCGCAAGTTCGCCAAGCGCTTCCAGATCCCGGTCGTCACCACGCTGATGGGCATCGGCGCCGTCGACACCACCAGCGACCTCTCGCTGCGCATGCTGGGCATGCACGGCACGGCGTTCGCGAACTACGCGGTGGAGGACTGCGACCTGCTGATCGCCATCGGTTCGCGCTTCGACGACCGCGTCGCCGGCAAGGTGAAGGAGTTCGCGCCGCGCGCGCGCATCGCCCACCTCGATGTCGACGCCTCCGAGATCGGCAAGGTGAAGAACGTCGACTGGGCGCACGTCAGCGATGCCAAGCGCGGCCTGCAGCAGCTCCTCAAGGCAGGCGAGGCGCTGGGCGTCAAGCGCGATTTCGTCGACTGGCACCGCCACGTCAGCGCGCTGCGGGCCACCCACGCGCTCAACTACAACCGCGAGGCGAACCGCATCCAGGTCGAGTACGTGCTCGAGCAGATGAACGAGATCACGCGCGGCAACGCCATCGTCACCACCGGCGTCGGGCAGCACCAGATGTGGGCGGCGCAGTATCTGGATTTCATCAATCCGCGCACCTTCCTCACCTCGGGCAGCATGGGGACGATGGGCTTCGGCCTGCCGGCGGCGATCGGGGCGCAGATCGCCAATCCGGGCGCGCTGGTGATCGACGTCGACGGCGACGGGTCGATCCGCATGAACCTCGGCGAGCTGGAGACGCTCACCACCTACGACATCCCGGTCAAGGTGCTGCTGCTCAACAACCAGGGCGACGGCATGGTGCGCCAGTGGCAGGATCTGTTCTACGCCAACCGCTACTCGGGGTCGGACAAGACGCTGCACAAGAAGGACTTCGTCAAGGCGTGCGAAGCCGACGGCTTCGGATTCACCCGGCGCGTCGCCGAACAGGGCCAGGTCCGGCCCGAGCTCGAGGCGTTCCTCGCCTATCCGGGGCCGGCGTTCCTCGAGGTCATGGTCGACCCGTCGGCGCACGTCTACCCGATGGTCGGCCCCGGCATGGGGTACAAGGACATGATCACCGGCAAGTGGATCCCGGCCCGCGACGCGGCGGCGGCCAAGAAGGCCGAGGAGCCGGCCGAGTATTTCTGA
- a CDS encoding SDR family oxidoreductase, with the protein MLEPSRILLTDRVVVVTGAAKGIGRAIALAAARFGAHVAICDRDADLLASAAAAIEGTGRQAVPAVIDVRDGDAVRDFFVDVQARLGRLDGLVNNAGGGFFAAFLAVNEKGQEALVRENFTSVTHCIRAAVPLMPAGGSIVNVTSIEAHRAGPGFAIYAAMKAAVANLTRSLALEFGARLIRVNCLAPDVIPTPGTGPIAVKTPLPRQGTVDDVAAAALFLLSDLAAFITGATLHVDGGNWAAGGWRRAGDGFET; encoded by the coding sequence ATGCTTGAGCCATCGCGCATCCTGCTCACCGACCGGGTGGTCGTCGTGACCGGGGCGGCGAAGGGCATCGGCCGCGCCATCGCGTTGGCGGCGGCGCGCTTCGGGGCGCACGTCGCCATCTGCGACCGCGACGCCGACCTGCTCGCCAGCGCCGCGGCGGCGATCGAGGGGACCGGTCGCCAGGCGGTGCCGGCGGTGATCGACGTGCGCGACGGCGACGCCGTGCGCGACTTCTTCGTCGACGTGCAGGCGCGGCTCGGACGGCTCGACGGCCTGGTGAACAACGCCGGCGGCGGCTTCTTCGCCGCCTTCCTGGCGGTGAACGAGAAGGGCCAGGAGGCGCTGGTGCGCGAGAACTTCACCAGCGTCACCCACTGCATCCGCGCCGCGGTGCCGCTGATGCCGGCCGGCGGCTCGATCGTCAACGTCACCTCGATCGAGGCGCACCGCGCCGGCCCGGGGTTCGCGATCTACGCGGCGATGAAGGCCGCCGTCGCCAACCTGACCAGGAGCCTGGCCCTGGAATTCGGGGCGCGGCTGATCCGGGTCAACTGCCTGGCGCCCGACGTCATTCCGACCCCCGGCACGGGGCCGATCGCGGTGAAGACGCCGCTGCCGCGCCAGGGCACGGTCGACGACGTCGCCGCCGCGGCCCTCTTCCTGCTGTCGGACCTCGCCGCGTTCATCACCGGCGCCACGCTGCACGTCGACGGCGGCAACTGGGCCGCCGGCGGCTGGCGGCGCGCCGGCGACGGCTTCGAGACCTGA
- a CDS encoding aldo/keto reductase, with the protein MHALGRTGLPVSRLGLGLAALGRPGYITVGHADDLRRDYRVATMQAATGAVLDAAHAAGIRYIDAARSYGRAEAFLAAWLASRGHPPGSITVGSKWGYAYTAGWRVDADPHEVKDHSVAVFTAQLAESRALLGAHLQLYQIHSATPESGVLDDRDVLRALAAARDDGLAIGLTLSGPRQADTLRRALAVRIDGAPLFAVVQATWNLLERSAGAALREAHDAGLGVIIKEALANGRLTARGGVRALRDAADEIGATPDALALAAALAQPWADVVLSGAATVEQVRANAAARDLVWSSDLDAALRPLAELPERYWSARAGLAWN; encoded by the coding sequence ATGCACGCGCTCGGCCGCACCGGGCTTCCGGTCTCGCGCCTCGGCCTCGGCCTCGCCGCCCTCGGGCGCCCCGGCTACATCACCGTCGGCCACGCCGACGACCTGCGCCGCGACTACCGCGTCGCGACCATGCAGGCGGCCACCGGCGCCGTGCTCGACGCCGCCCACGCCGCCGGCATCCGCTACATCGATGCCGCCCGTTCCTACGGCCGCGCCGAGGCGTTCCTCGCCGCCTGGCTCGCCAGCCGCGGTCATCCGCCGGGCAGCATCACCGTCGGCTCGAAGTGGGGGTATGCCTACACCGCGGGCTGGCGCGTCGACGCCGATCCGCACGAGGTGAAGGACCACTCGGTCGCGGTCTTCACCGCCCAGCTCGCCGAGAGCCGCGCCCTGCTCGGCGCCCACCTGCAGCTCTACCAGATCCATTCCGCCACCCCGGAGAGCGGCGTGCTCGACGATCGCGACGTGCTGCGCGCCCTCGCCGCGGCGCGCGACGACGGCCTGGCGATCGGCCTGACGCTGAGCGGCCCGCGCCAGGCCGACACCCTGCGCCGCGCCCTGGCGGTGCGCATCGACGGCGCGCCGCTCTTCGCCGTCGTCCAGGCCACCTGGAACCTGCTCGAGCGCTCGGCCGGCGCGGCGCTCCGCGAGGCGCACGACGCGGGCCTGGGCGTCATCATCAAGGAGGCGCTCGCCAACGGCCGTCTGACGGCGCGCGGCGGCGTTCGGGCGCTGCGCGACGCCGCCGACGAGATCGGCGCGACCCCCGACGCCCTGGCGCTCGCCGCCGCGCTCGCCCAGCCGTGGGCTGACGTCGTCCTCAGCGGCGCGGCGACGGTCGAACAGGTGCGCGCGAACGCGGCGGCGCGCGACCTCGTCTGGAGCAGCGACCTCGACGCCGCGCTGCGCCCGCTCGCCGAGCTCCCCGAGCGCTACTGGAGCGCCCGCGCCGGCCTCGCCTGGAACTGA
- a CDS encoding sigma-54-dependent Fis family transcriptional regulator, translating into MQGRVLVVDDEKGMRLALSGLLSKEGYQVETAESGEAAVRLIEAGRFHVVITDLSMTGISGMDVLAHARRVDPELAVLMITAYGSEKIAVQAMKLGAVDYLPKPFDNDEVRMVVRRVMETVLLKRDHRRLLEQVQGDYAFEQLVGRSAGMRRVFDTIEKVADTDITVLVRGASGTGKELVANALHCRSPRRARPLVKMNCAALSRELVESELFGHEKGAFTGAVARREGKFEAADGGTLFLDEVGDMPLETQAKFLRALQEREIERVGGNASIRVDVRVVAATNQDLEAAVRAGRFREDLYYRLRVVELTIPPLAERREDIPLLVDHLLRQAAEHFRRPAKPLSPAALRACVDAEWKGNVRELRSTVEQALLLSAGEAIEVGDLFPGAARAVAALIDNGAGAGSFREAKAAAVESFERAFLLAALRRHHGNISKAAEEIGMYRQNLQQKMRELGISAEEIAAGE; encoded by the coding sequence ATGCAGGGGCGCGTTCTCGTCGTCGACGACGAAAAGGGCATGCGGCTCGCCTTGAGCGGGTTGCTGTCGAAGGAGGGATACCAGGTCGAGACCGCGGAGAGCGGCGAGGCGGCGGTGCGGCTCATCGAAGCGGGACGCTTCCACGTCGTCATCACCGACCTGAGCATGACCGGCATCTCCGGCATGGACGTGCTGGCGCACGCGCGGCGCGTCGATCCGGAGCTGGCGGTGCTGATGATCACCGCCTACGGCTCGGAGAAGATCGCCGTCCAGGCGATGAAGCTCGGCGCCGTCGACTACCTGCCGAAGCCGTTCGACAACGACGAGGTGCGGATGGTCGTGCGCCGGGTCATGGAGACCGTGCTGCTCAAGCGCGATCACAGGCGGCTGCTCGAGCAGGTCCAGGGCGACTACGCGTTCGAACAGCTCGTCGGCCGCAGCGCCGGCATGCGGCGGGTGTTCGACACCATCGAGAAGGTGGCCGACACCGACATCACGGTCCTGGTGCGCGGCGCCAGCGGCACGGGCAAGGAGCTGGTGGCCAACGCGCTGCACTGCCGCAGCCCGCGCCGCGCCCGGCCGCTGGTGAAGATGAACTGCGCCGCCCTGAGCCGCGAGCTGGTGGAGAGCGAGCTGTTCGGCCACGAGAAGGGCGCCTTCACCGGCGCCGTCGCCCGCCGCGAGGGCAAGTTCGAAGCGGCGGATGGCGGCACGCTGTTTCTCGACGAGGTCGGCGACATGCCGCTCGAGACGCAGGCCAAGTTCCTGCGCGCCCTGCAGGAGCGCGAGATCGAACGGGTCGGCGGCAACGCGTCGATTCGGGTCGACGTGCGGGTGGTCGCCGCGACCAACCAGGATCTCGAGGCGGCGGTGCGGGCCGGGCGCTTTCGCGAGGACCTGTACTATCGGCTGCGCGTCGTCGAGCTGACCATTCCGCCGCTCGCCGAGCGGCGCGAGGACATTCCGCTGCTGGTGGACCACCTCCTGCGCCAGGCGGCGGAGCACTTCCGGCGGCCGGCGAAGCCGTTGAGCCCGGCGGCGTTGCGCGCCTGCGTCGATGCCGAGTGGAAGGGCAACGTCCGCGAGCTGCGCTCGACGGTCGAGCAGGCGCTGCTGCTCAGCGCCGGCGAGGCGATCGAGGTCGGGGACCTGTTCCCCGGCGCCGCGCGGGCCGTGGCGGCGCTGATCGACAACGGCGCCGGCGCGGGGAGCTTCCGCGAAGCGAAGGCCGCCGCGGTCGAGTCGTTCGAGCGGGCGTTCCTCCTCGCCGCCCTGCGCCGCCACCACGGCAACATCAGCAAGGCGGCGGAGGAGATCGGGATGTACCGGCAGAACCTGCAGCAGAAGATGCGCGAGCTCGGGATCTCGGCCGAGGAGATCGCGGCCGGGGAGTGA
- a CDS encoding 2TM domain-containing protein has protein sequence MLALVGLAVAVLLFLHVRGRIHGAAGGDEPPPGGAECQSDWHKRWVHKLQTHIEREQRRAEKRAARAERRYGVSIEVPTARIAAAAAAEATDAASDAVLLQRARKRARAQLGFYTHLLWYLGIIALLALINLLTTPYPWFIWPAIGWGIGLFSHYMGTFGTRVMRERYLEPAVERELRRERVVMQSEKQASIDQLSSTLAHEIRNPIAAAKSLVQQIGEDPTSVENVEYAKVAIDELDRVERRISHLLRFAKEEDYRFEHVNLASVVDASLTQLRAKLDAAQVRVLRHYIGGPTVSADKEKLKQVFANMLDNAIDALAGVDAERRVELFIENGGKRATVRVRDNGVGIAPDKLERIFNPFFSTKDTGTGLGMAISRKIVEAHEGTVDVVSEPGRGTEFAVTLPLPT, from the coding sequence GTGCTGGCGCTCGTCGGGCTCGCCGTCGCGGTGCTGCTCTTCCTGCACGTGCGCGGCCGGATCCACGGCGCGGCCGGCGGCGACGAGCCGCCGCCGGGCGGCGCCGAGTGCCAGTCCGACTGGCACAAGCGCTGGGTCCACAAGCTGCAGACCCACATCGAACGCGAGCAACGCCGGGCGGAGAAGCGGGCGGCGCGGGCCGAGCGGCGCTACGGCGTCAGCATCGAGGTGCCGACCGCGCGCATCGCGGCGGCGGCGGCGGCGGAAGCGACGGACGCCGCCAGCGATGCGGTGCTGCTGCAGCGGGCGCGCAAGCGGGCACGCGCCCAGTTGGGCTTCTACACCCATCTCCTGTGGTACCTCGGGATCATCGCCCTGCTGGCGTTGATCAACCTGCTGACCACCCCATACCCGTGGTTCATCTGGCCGGCGATCGGCTGGGGCATCGGCCTCTTCTCGCACTACATGGGGACCTTCGGCACCCGGGTGATGCGCGAGCGCTACCTCGAGCCGGCGGTGGAGCGCGAGCTGCGGCGCGAGCGGGTGGTCATGCAGAGCGAGAAGCAGGCGAGCATCGACCAGCTCTCCTCGACCCTGGCGCACGAGATCCGCAACCCGATCGCCGCCGCCAAGAGCCTGGTGCAGCAGATCGGCGAGGACCCGACCTCGGTCGAGAACGTCGAGTACGCGAAGGTGGCGATCGACGAGCTCGATCGCGTCGAGCGGCGGATCTCGCACCTGCTGCGCTTCGCGAAGGAGGAGGACTACCGCTTCGAGCACGTCAACCTGGCGAGCGTCGTCGACGCATCGCTGACCCAGCTTCGGGCGAAGCTCGACGCGGCCCAGGTGCGGGTCCTGCGCCACTACATCGGCGGCCCGACCGTGAGCGCCGACAAGGAGAAGCTCAAGCAGGTGTTCGCGAACATGCTCGACAATGCGATCGACGCGCTCGCCGGGGTCGACGCGGAGCGCCGCGTCGAGCTGTTCATCGAGAACGGCGGCAAGCGGGCGACCGTGCGGGTGCGCGACAACGGCGTCGGCATCGCGCCCGACAAGCTGGAGCGCATCTTCAATCCCTTCTTCAGCACCAAGGACACCGGCACCGGCCTGGGCATGGCGATCTCGCGGAAGATCGTCGAGGCCCACGAGGGCACGGTCGACGTCGTCAGCGAGCCGGGGCGCGGCACCGAGTTCGCGGTGACGCTGCCGCTGCCGACGTAG
- a CDS encoding TIGR04283 family arsenosugar biosynthesis glycosyltransferase, which yields MRLSVIVPALDEAARIAAAVASARAPLVCEVIVVDGGSADETAKRARAAGAVVVAAPRGRARQMNAGAARARGEVLLFLHADTTLPPGFDVAVAGALADPAAVGGRFDLRLAPSSPFLSLTAALINLRSRLSGIATGDQALFVRREAFAAVGGFEDLPLMEDIAFTRALKRRGRMVALRATVTTSSRRWLRHGPLRTVLLMWWLRFLYWRGVAPAELKRHYADTR from the coding sequence ATGCGGCTGTCGGTGATCGTTCCGGCGCTCGACGAGGCGGCGCGGATCGCCGCCGCCGTCGCCAGCGCGCGCGCGCCGCTGGTGTGCGAGGTGATCGTCGTCGACGGCGGTAGCGCCGACGAGACGGCCAAGCGGGCGCGCGCCGCCGGCGCCGTCGTCGTCGCCGCGCCGCGCGGCCGCGCCCGACAGATGAACGCCGGCGCGGCGCGGGCCCGCGGCGAGGTGCTGCTCTTTCTCCACGCCGACACGACCCTGCCGCCCGGGTTCGACGTCGCCGTGGCGGGAGCGCTCGCCGATCCCGCGGCGGTCGGCGGCCGCTTCGATCTCCGCCTGGCGCCGAGCAGCCCCTTCCTGTCCCTCACCGCGGCGCTGATCAACCTGCGCTCGCGGCTCAGCGGCATCGCCACCGGCGACCAGGCCCTGTTCGTCCGCCGCGAGGCGTTCGCGGCCGTGGGCGGTTTCGAGGACCTGCCGCTGATGGAGGACATCGCCTTCACCCGCGCGCTGAAGCGCCGCGGCCGGATGGTGGCGCTGCGCGCGACGGTCACCACCTCCTCGCGCCGCTGGCTCCGTCACGGGCCGCTGCGCACGGTGCTCCTGATGTGGTGGCTGCGCTTCCTCTACTGGCGCGGCGTCGCCCCGGCCGAGCTCAAGCGCCACTACGCCGACACCCGCTGA